From Cellulosimicrobium cellulans, the proteins below share one genomic window:
- the fmt gene encoding methionyl-tRNA formyltransferase produces MRLLFAGTPDTAVPSLDALLDSRHDVVAVLTRADAPSGRGRRLTPSPVRVRAEEAGIPVITDRPRGEDFLARLAELDVDAAPVVAYGEILRPEVLAVPRHGWVNLHFSVLPAWRGAAPVQRAIIAGDEVTGATTFLIEQGLDSGPTLGTTTETIRARDTAGDLLGRLAVSGAGLLIATLDALEDGTLRPQPQPADGVSHAAKLTPADAEVRWDHPALAVDRLVRGCTPAPGSWTTVPGPDGAPARLGLAPVTPRPDVTDLAPGHVRAGKKEVLVGTATHAVQLGDVAPVGKKQMPAADWARGARLPENLVLGAEVVR; encoded by the coding sequence ATGCGCCTGCTGTTCGCCGGGACCCCGGATACCGCGGTCCCGTCCCTCGACGCCCTCCTCGACTCCCGCCACGACGTCGTCGCCGTCCTCACGCGCGCCGACGCGCCGTCGGGCCGGGGGCGGCGCCTGACCCCGAGCCCCGTCCGCGTGCGCGCGGAGGAGGCCGGGATCCCCGTGATCACCGACCGTCCCCGCGGCGAGGACTTCCTCGCGCGCCTGGCCGAGCTCGACGTCGACGCGGCGCCCGTCGTCGCGTACGGGGAGATCCTGCGCCCCGAGGTGCTCGCCGTGCCGCGCCACGGGTGGGTGAACCTGCACTTCTCCGTCCTGCCGGCCTGGCGCGGCGCCGCGCCCGTGCAGCGCGCGATCATCGCCGGCGACGAGGTCACCGGGGCCACGACGTTCCTCATCGAGCAGGGCCTGGACTCCGGCCCCACGCTCGGCACCACGACCGAGACCATCCGCGCCCGGGACACCGCCGGGGACCTCCTGGGCCGCCTCGCCGTTTCGGGCGCGGGCCTGCTCATCGCGACGCTCGACGCGCTCGAGGACGGGACGCTGCGCCCGCAGCCCCAGCCCGCCGACGGCGTCTCCCACGCCGCGAAGCTCACGCCCGCCGACGCGGAGGTGCGCTGGGACCACCCGGCGCTCGCGGTCGACCGCCTCGTGCGCGGCTGCACCCCCGCGCCGGGCTCCTGGACCACCGTCCCCGGGCCCGACGGCGCGCCCGCGCGCCTCGGGCTCGCCCCGGTGACGCCGCGCCCCGACGTCACCGACCTCGCCCCCGGGCACGTGCGGGCCGGGAAGAAGGAGGTCCTCGTCGGCACCGCCACGCACGCCGTCCAGCTCGGGGACGTGGCTCCCGTGGGCAAGAAGCAGATGCCCGCCGCCGACTGGGCGCGCGGTGCCCGCCTTCCCGAGAACCTCGTGCTCGGCGCGGAGGTCGTCCGATGA
- a CDS encoding RsmB/NOP family class I SAM-dependent RNA methyltransferase: MSGGTPVDRDRDDAPRRRSTDGSNARSNDSASDRRRGGRSSNARSNDSRATRGSDSNARSNGADGGRDRRDDERRDARGRQRGAARSRGETSRSSNAPSQRRKGTDPARAVAFDVLRQVDGSDAYANLVLPPLLRERGIRGRDAGFATELAYGTLRLRGRYDAVLALCLDRPLDRLDPPVLDVLRLGAHQLLGMRVPQHAAVSETVGLARERTGAGSAQLVNAVLRRVARTPLDDWLTTISDDAPDGLAALAATQSHPVWIARALRDALAGNGRPVAELDALLAADNDAPRVTLVARPGLADPEELADGDDRVTPTRWAPTALRLEGGDPAAFGAVRDGRAGVQDEGSQLVALALAAVPLTGPDARWLDLCAGPGGKAALLAALAAERGARLVANEVQPHRARLVEKALAAVPADAVEAVRTGDGRAVGQDEPGAYDRVLLDAPCTGLGALRRRPESRWRRTPADLATLTGLQRELLDSALDAVRPGGVVGYVTCSPHLAETQVVVADVLRRRDDVELLDAPAVVRDVVHPEARATIELGDRQDVQLWPHVHGTDAMHLTLVRRKDR, translated from the coding sequence ATGAGCGGCGGCACGCCCGTGGACCGCGACCGCGACGACGCGCCCCGCCGGCGGTCGACCGACGGATCGAACGCACGTTCGAACGACTCGGCGAGCGATCGCCGGCGCGGAGGGCGCAGCTCGAACGCGCGTTCGAACGACTCGCGAGCGACCCGCGGCAGCGACTCGAACGCCCGTTCGAACGGTGCGGACGGCGGCCGGGACCGCCGCGACGACGAGCGCCGCGACGCCCGCGGCCGCCAGCGCGGCGCCGCCCGCTCCCGCGGCGAGACGTCCCGCAGCTCGAACGCGCCGTCCCAGCGTCGCAAGGGCACCGACCCGGCCCGCGCCGTCGCGTTCGACGTCCTGCGTCAGGTCGACGGCTCCGACGCCTACGCCAACCTCGTCCTGCCGCCCCTCCTGCGCGAGCGCGGCATCCGCGGTCGCGACGCCGGGTTCGCCACCGAGCTCGCCTACGGCACCCTGCGCCTGCGCGGTCGCTACGACGCCGTCCTCGCGCTGTGCCTCGACCGGCCCCTCGACCGCCTCGACCCGCCCGTGCTCGACGTCCTGCGCCTCGGCGCCCACCAGCTCCTCGGCATGCGCGTGCCCCAGCACGCGGCCGTGTCCGAGACGGTCGGGCTCGCGCGCGAGCGCACCGGTGCCGGGAGCGCCCAGCTCGTCAACGCCGTCCTGCGCCGCGTCGCACGCACCCCCCTCGACGACTGGCTCACCACGATCTCCGACGACGCCCCCGACGGCCTCGCGGCGCTCGCGGCGACCCAGAGCCACCCCGTCTGGATCGCCCGCGCCCTGCGCGACGCCCTCGCCGGCAACGGCCGCCCGGTCGCCGAGCTCGACGCGCTCCTCGCCGCCGACAACGACGCCCCCCGCGTCACGCTCGTCGCCCGCCCCGGCCTCGCCGACCCCGAGGAGCTGGCCGACGGCGACGACCGCGTCACTCCCACGCGCTGGGCCCCCACCGCGCTGCGGCTCGAGGGCGGCGACCCCGCCGCGTTCGGCGCCGTCCGCGACGGCCGCGCCGGGGTCCAGGACGAGGGCAGCCAGCTCGTCGCACTCGCCCTCGCCGCCGTACCGCTGACCGGTCCCGACGCGCGCTGGCTCGACCTGTGCGCCGGCCCCGGCGGCAAGGCCGCGCTCCTCGCGGCGCTCGCGGCCGAGCGAGGCGCCCGTCTCGTCGCCAACGAGGTCCAGCCGCACCGCGCCCGCCTCGTGGAGAAGGCCCTCGCCGCCGTCCCGGCCGACGCCGTGGAGGCCGTCCGCACGGGCGACGGGCGCGCCGTCGGGCAGGACGAGCCGGGCGCCTACGACCGCGTGCTCCTCGACGCTCCCTGCACCGGCCTCGGTGCGCTCCGCCGTCGTCCCGAGTCCCGCTGGCGGCGCACCCCGGCCGACCTCGCGACCCTCACCGGGCTCCAGCGCGAGCTCCTCGACTCGGCCCTGGACGCCGTCCGGCCCGGGGGAGTGGTCGGCTACGTCACGTGCTCGCCCCACCTCGCCGAGACCCAGGTCGTCGTCGCCGACGTGCTGCGTCGCCGCGACGACGTCGAGCTGCTCGACGCTCCCGCGGTCGTCCGCGACGTCGTGCACCCCGAGGCGCGCGCCACGATCGAGCTCGGCGACCGCCAGGACGTCCAGCTCTGGCCGCACGTCCACGGCACCGACGCGATGCACCTCACGCTCGTGCGCCGCAAGGACCGCTGA
- a CDS encoding helix-turn-helix domain-containing protein: MADTWTTPRSPRDLGAYLGRVRRARGLTQAQVAEELGITRQYLSELENGVENLWVQRLFELLDTLDVDLRLQERP; the protein is encoded by the coding sequence ATGGCCGACACCTGGACGACCCCCCGCAGCCCCCGCGACCTCGGCGCCTACCTCGGCCGCGTCCGTCGCGCCCGCGGACTCACCCAGGCCCAGGTCGCCGAGGAGCTCGGCATCACCCGCCAGTACCTCTCCGAGCTCGAGAACGGCGTCGAGAACCTCTGGGTCCAACGGCTCTTCGAGCTCCTCGACACCCTCGACGTCGACCTGCGGCTCCAGGAGCGTCCATGA
- a CDS encoding type II toxin-antitoxin system HipA family toxin, with the protein MTTVTAWLYGTPVATLAPASTRTTDSTPRVILTWTADALDRWGHDARVLSHLLPITPPDEPGPHPARVAAWLDGLLPEGRTRDAMAIDAGIDPDDALAFLVHYGHDTAGAVLLTPDGHPLPTPGTPERLDDAAVARLLRAAVARSGGEGRTDHLTSSLPGMEPKITLLHDEHGWARPHGTAPTTHILKVARPSDSPTADLVNTEAAALDLARRIDLTTVDAHVTELDGERAIVVTRYDRIPDPREPSGTARLHQEDAAQALGINTRDPERKFQHGRRFPSLAAIARTLRDDGTRPDPLLALTTFNLAIGNTDAHAKNISVLRHADGTVRLAPAYDVSMHLHHDHASRVFAMDVAGERDMDRLSAEDLVTEGTTWGLPRRRAQRAVAQTLDGLLAALADIDRDAHPGVSRNAWRTVEQRTTDLRRGLLA; encoded by the coding sequence ATGACCACCGTCACCGCCTGGCTCTACGGCACCCCCGTCGCCACCCTCGCACCCGCCAGCACGCGCACCACCGACAGCACCCCCCGCGTCATCCTCACCTGGACCGCAGACGCCCTCGACCGCTGGGGACACGACGCCCGCGTCCTGTCCCACCTGCTGCCCATCACCCCACCCGACGAACCCGGACCCCACCCCGCCCGCGTCGCCGCCTGGCTCGACGGCCTCCTCCCCGAAGGCCGCACCCGCGACGCCATGGCCATCGACGCCGGCATCGACCCCGACGACGCCCTCGCCTTCCTCGTCCACTACGGCCACGACACCGCCGGCGCCGTGCTCCTCACCCCCGACGGACACCCCCTCCCCACCCCCGGCACACCCGAACGACTCGACGACGCCGCCGTCGCACGACTCCTGCGCGCCGCCGTCGCCCGCAGCGGGGGAGAAGGGCGCACCGACCACCTCACCAGCTCCCTGCCCGGCATGGAACCCAAGATCACCCTGCTCCACGACGAGCACGGCTGGGCCCGCCCCCACGGCACCGCACCCACCACCCACATCCTCAAGGTCGCCCGCCCCTCCGACTCACCCACCGCCGACCTCGTCAACACCGAAGCCGCCGCCCTCGACCTCGCCCGCCGCATCGACCTCACCACCGTCGACGCCCACGTCACCGAGCTCGACGGCGAGCGCGCCATCGTCGTCACCCGCTACGACCGCATCCCCGACCCCCGCGAACCCAGCGGCACCGCCCGCCTCCATCAGGAAGACGCCGCCCAGGCCCTCGGCATCAACACCCGTGACCCCGAACGCAAGTTCCAGCACGGACGCCGCTTCCCCTCCCTCGCCGCCATCGCCCGCACCCTCCGCGACGACGGCACCCGCCCCGACCCCCTCCTCGCCCTCACCACCTTCAACCTCGCCATCGGCAACACCGACGCCCACGCCAAGAACATCTCCGTCCTCCGCCACGCCGACGGCACCGTCCGCCTCGCCCCCGCCTACGACGTCTCCATGCACCTCCACCACGACCACGCCTCCCGCGTCTTCGCCATGGACGTCGCCGGAGAACGCGACATGGACCGCCTCAGCGCCGAGGACCTCGTCACCGAAGGCACCACCTGGGGCCTGCCCCGACGCCGCGCCCAGCGCGCCGTCGCCCAGACCCTCGACGGGCTCCTCGCGGCGCTCGCGGACATCGACCGCGACGCCCACCCGGGCGTGAGCCGGAATGCCTGGCGCACCGTCGAGCAGCGCACGACCGACCTCCGCCGCGGACTCCTCGCCTGA
- a CDS encoding GNAT family N-acetyltransferase codes for MSTLPSSGPTTPPAAAHPTVTVRPATADDLARVAEIAAPFVRDTCVTFEEEVWDVPAWQRKLDDVTTRGLPFLVAEVDGTTRPDGTSDPVVAGYAYASAWRPKPAYRHTAEDTIYLDPAYAGRGIGTALLGALLDACSATGVRQVVSVVADVPEAAGSLPLHRRFGFVEAGRLTAVGFKHGRWVDTILLQRSL; via the coding sequence GTGAGCACCCTCCCCTCCTCCGGCCCGACCACCCCGCCGGCTGCGGCTCACCCGACCGTGACGGTACGCCCCGCCACCGCGGACGACCTCGCGCGCGTCGCCGAGATCGCCGCCCCGTTCGTCCGCGACACATGCGTGACGTTCGAGGAGGAGGTCTGGGACGTCCCGGCGTGGCAGCGCAAGCTCGACGATGTCACCACGCGCGGCCTGCCGTTCCTCGTCGCCGAGGTCGACGGCACGACCCGGCCGGACGGCACGAGCGACCCGGTGGTCGCGGGCTACGCCTACGCGTCCGCGTGGCGCCCGAAGCCGGCGTACCGCCACACCGCCGAGGACACGATCTACCTCGACCCGGCCTACGCCGGCCGCGGGATCGGCACGGCCCTGCTCGGCGCGCTCCTCGACGCGTGCTCCGCGACAGGCGTGCGGCAGGTCGTCTCCGTCGTCGCCGACGTGCCCGAGGCGGCGGGCTCGCTCCCCCTCCATCGGCGCTTCGGCTTCGTCGAGGCCGGTCGCCTCACTGCCGTCGGCTTCAAGCACGGCCGGTGGGTCGACACGATCCTCCTCCAGCGCTCCCTCTGA
- the rpe gene encoding ribulose-phosphate 3-epimerase, with amino-acid sequence MAALIAPSILSADFANLERDLNAISTADYAHVDVMDNHFVPNLTLGLPVFERLAQVSPVPIDAHLMIEDPDRWAPAYAEAGAASVTFHAEAAAAPVRLARELRRLGSRAGLALRPATPVEPFLDLLAEVDMILVMTVEPGFGGQSFIDGTLPKIRRAREAVSESGLDVWIQVDGGVSRSTIERAADAGANVFVAGSAVYGAESVPGEIQALRELAEASAHAH; translated from the coding sequence ATGGCAGCCCTCATCGCACCGAGCATCCTGTCCGCCGACTTCGCGAACCTCGAGCGCGACCTGAACGCCATCTCGACCGCCGACTACGCGCACGTCGACGTGATGGACAACCACTTCGTGCCGAACCTCACGCTCGGGCTGCCGGTCTTCGAGCGTCTGGCGCAGGTGTCACCGGTCCCGATCGACGCGCACCTCATGATCGAGGACCCGGACCGCTGGGCGCCGGCGTACGCGGAGGCCGGGGCCGCGTCCGTGACGTTCCACGCCGAGGCCGCTGCTGCCCCTGTGCGGCTCGCGCGCGAGCTCCGGCGCCTCGGGTCCCGCGCGGGCCTCGCGCTGCGTCCTGCGACGCCTGTGGAGCCCTTCCTGGACCTCCTGGCAGAGGTCGACATGATCCTCGTCATGACGGTCGAGCCGGGCTTCGGCGGGCAGTCGTTCATCGACGGGACGCTCCCGAAGATCCGACGCGCGCGCGAGGCCGTGAGCGAGTCGGGGCTGGACGTGTGGATCCAGGTCGACGGGGGAGTGTCGCGCTCGACCATCGAACGAGCGGCCGACGCGGGGGCGAACGTCTTCGTCGCCGGGTCGGCCGTGTACGGGGCGGAGAGCGTGCCGGGCGAGATCCAGGCGCTGCGCGAGCTGGCGGAGGCGTCGGCGCACGCCCACTGA
- the ribD gene encoding bifunctional diaminohydroxyphosphoribosylaminopyrimidine deaminase/5-amino-6-(5-phosphoribosylamino)uracil reductase RibD has protein sequence MGEHPRTLTIDAAMARALELAGHGPAHGPNPRVGCVLLGPAPHGRALPDGAAPDSLDPHPRPVLAEGYHQGAGTPHAEAAALADARTRGVDVTGATAVVTLEPCAHTGRTGPCADALVAAGIAEVVHAVDDPNPVATGGAHRLRAAGVRVVRGLRSAEGEELLRVWLTSVRRGTPYVTLKTATTLDGYVAAEDGTSRWITGPAAREHAHRVRAEVDAILVGTGTLLTDDPALTARVRTHGAASAESLAAHQPLRVVVGLRGIPPTARVRGEGGELLHLLTRDVGQVLERLGEREVRHVLVEGGPTLATAFLAAGAVDELHAYVAPVLLGSGRRAVDGLGVATIADAHRFRTVEVRRVGDDALVVSRKSTEGRDG, from the coding sequence ATGGGCGAGCACCCCAGAACCCTGACGATCGACGCCGCGATGGCGCGCGCGCTCGAGCTCGCGGGACACGGACCCGCGCACGGACCCAACCCCCGGGTCGGCTGCGTCCTGCTGGGGCCCGCGCCGCACGGCCGCGCCCTGCCCGACGGCGCCGCGCCCGACTCGCTGGACCCGCACCCACGGCCGGTCCTCGCCGAGGGCTACCACCAGGGAGCGGGGACGCCGCACGCCGAGGCCGCGGCCCTCGCGGACGCGCGGACGCGCGGCGTCGACGTCACGGGCGCGACCGCCGTCGTCACGCTCGAGCCGTGCGCCCACACCGGCCGCACCGGGCCGTGCGCAGACGCGCTCGTCGCCGCGGGGATCGCGGAGGTCGTGCACGCCGTCGACGACCCGAACCCCGTGGCGACGGGTGGTGCGCACCGCCTGCGCGCGGCCGGGGTGCGCGTCGTGCGCGGCCTGCGCTCCGCCGAGGGCGAGGAGCTTCTCCGGGTGTGGCTGACGTCCGTGCGGCGCGGGACCCCGTACGTGACGCTCAAGACGGCGACGACGCTCGACGGGTACGTCGCGGCCGAGGACGGCACGAGCCGCTGGATCACCGGGCCGGCCGCCCGCGAGCACGCGCACCGCGTGCGGGCCGAGGTCGACGCGATCCTCGTCGGCACGGGCACGCTCCTCACGGACGACCCGGCGCTCACCGCACGGGTGCGCACGCACGGTGCCGCGAGCGCCGAGAGCCTCGCGGCGCACCAGCCCCTGCGGGTCGTCGTCGGGCTGCGCGGGATCCCGCCGACTGCGCGCGTGCGCGGGGAGGGCGGCGAGCTGCTGCACCTGCTGACGCGCGACGTCGGGCAGGTGCTGGAACGGCTCGGGGAGCGCGAGGTGCGGCACGTGCTCGTGGAGGGGGGTCCGACGCTCGCGACGGCGTTCCTCGCGGCCGGCGCCGTGGACGAGCTGCACGCGTACGTGGCCCCGGTGCTGCTGGGGAGCGGTCGGCGGGCCGTGGACGGGCTGGGCGTGGCGACGATCGCCGACGCGCACCGGTTCCGCACGGTCGAGGTGCGGCGTGTCGGCGACGACGCGCTGGTGGTGTCCAGGAAGAGCACGGAAGGGCGGGACGGCTGA
- a CDS encoding riboflavin synthase codes for MFTGIVEEIGKVRDIGFPGGEGEDAVLTVEGPLAASDASLGDSIAVNGVCLTVTSLGGDGSFTADVMPESLRRTALADLVAGSPVNLERAVRADARLGGHVVQGHVDGVGTLVSRDPGERWDDLVFSAPAGLTRYVAEKGSIAVSGVSLTVTRVDAETFGVSLIPTTLEATILGGLAPGERVNLEVDVLAKYVERLLLSGSGAGAAPGSAS; via the coding sequence ATGTTCACGGGGATCGTGGAGGAGATCGGGAAGGTCCGGGACATCGGGTTCCCGGGCGGCGAGGGGGAGGACGCGGTGCTCACGGTCGAGGGGCCGCTCGCGGCGTCCGACGCGAGCCTGGGCGACTCGATCGCGGTCAACGGTGTGTGCCTGACGGTGACGAGCCTCGGGGGCGACGGGTCGTTCACGGCGGACGTGATGCCGGAGTCGTTGCGGCGTACGGCCCTGGCTGACCTCGTGGCGGGGTCGCCGGTGAACCTGGAGCGGGCCGTCCGGGCGGACGCGCGCCTGGGCGGTCACGTGGTGCAGGGGCACGTGGACGGTGTCGGCACGCTCGTGAGCCGTGACCCGGGGGAGCGCTGGGACGACCTGGTGTTCTCGGCGCCTGCGGGCTTGACGCGGTACGTGGCGGAGAAGGGCTCGATCGCGGTGAGCGGGGTGTCGCTGACGGTGACGCGGGTGGACGCCGAGACGTTCGGCGTCTCCCTCATCCCGACGACGCTCGAGGCGACGATCCTCGGCGGCCTCGCCCCGGGCGAGCGCGTGAACCTCGAGGTCGACGTGCTCGCGAAGTACGTCGAGCGGCTACTCCTGTCGGGCTCCGGTGCCGGCGCCGCCCCCGGGAGCGCGTCGTGA
- the ribA gene encoding GTP cyclohydrolase II, with amino-acid sequence MRLGSVEDALAEIRAGRPVLVADSPDRENEADVVFAARGVSAEWVAWTIRHSSGYLCAPMPAVRADALELPLMVPHSQDPRRTAYTVTVDAATGVTTGISAEDRARTLRVLADPASGPVDLIRPGHVLPLRAVPGGVLHRAGHTEAAVDLVRLAGMGEVGGIAELVHDDGTMMRLGDAAALAERDGLVLITIADLVAWRRVHDPAPAAAPDVPGRESLARRVHRTAEADLPTAHGRFRVVGYRDRRTGAEHVALVPAVPPAAGGDASAGSASAVGPDGVPVVRVHSECLTGDAFGSLRCDCGPQLQAAMERVAAEGGAVVYLRGHEGRGIGLLAKIGAYELQDAGLDTVQANLELGWPVDRREYGAAAAILADLGLSRVRLLTNNPAKVTGLVASGIDVVGTERIEVGHGEHNRAYLVTKKVAMGHLLDTVAVPDGAVLVEPGDEPGAETKEDEG; translated from the coding sequence GTGCGCCTGGGGTCGGTCGAGGACGCGCTGGCGGAGATCAGGGCGGGTCGGCCGGTGCTGGTGGCGGACTCGCCGGACCGGGAGAACGAGGCGGACGTGGTGTTCGCGGCGCGGGGGGTGTCGGCGGAGTGGGTGGCGTGGACGATCCGGCACTCGTCGGGGTACCTGTGCGCGCCGATGCCTGCGGTGCGGGCGGACGCGCTGGAGCTGCCGTTGATGGTGCCGCACAGCCAGGACCCGCGGCGCACGGCGTACACGGTCACGGTGGACGCGGCGACGGGGGTGACGACGGGGATCTCGGCGGAGGACCGGGCGCGGACGTTGCGGGTGCTGGCGGACCCGGCGTCGGGGCCGGTGGACCTGATCCGGCCGGGGCACGTGCTGCCGTTGCGGGCGGTCCCGGGCGGGGTGCTGCATCGCGCGGGGCACACGGAGGCCGCGGTCGACCTGGTGCGCCTGGCGGGGATGGGCGAGGTCGGGGGCATCGCGGAGCTGGTGCACGACGACGGGACGATGATGCGGCTGGGGGACGCGGCGGCCCTGGCGGAGCGGGACGGGCTGGTGCTCATCACGATCGCGGACCTGGTGGCGTGGCGGCGGGTGCACGACCCGGCGCCGGCGGCGGCTCCGGACGTGCCGGGCCGGGAGTCGTTGGCCCGGCGGGTGCACCGGACGGCGGAGGCGGACCTGCCGACGGCGCACGGCCGGTTCCGGGTGGTCGGGTACCGGGACCGGCGGACCGGTGCGGAGCACGTCGCCCTGGTGCCGGCTGTCCCCCCGGCCGCGGGTGGTGACGCGAGCGCGGGGTCCGCGAGCGCCGTCGGGCCGGACGGGGTCCCGGTGGTGCGGGTGCACTCGGAGTGCCTGACGGGTGACGCGTTCGGGTCGTTGCGGTGCGACTGCGGTCCGCAGCTGCAGGCGGCGATGGAGCGGGTCGCGGCGGAGGGGGGCGCGGTGGTGTACCTGCGGGGGCACGAGGGGCGTGGCATCGGGCTGCTGGCGAAGATCGGCGCCTACGAGCTGCAGGACGCGGGCCTGGACACGGTGCAGGCGAACCTGGAGCTGGGGTGGCCGGTGGACCGTCGGGAGTACGGGGCGGCGGCGGCGATCCTGGCGGACCTGGGGTTGTCGCGGGTGCGGTTGCTGACGAACAACCCGGCGAAGGTGACGGGGCTGGTGGCCTCGGGCATCGACGTGGTGGGGACGGAGCGGATCGAGGTGGGTCACGGTGAGCACAACCGGGCGTACCTGGTGACGAAGAAGGTGGCGATGGGTCACCTGCTGGACACGGTGGCGGTCCCGGACGGGGCTGTCCTGGTGGAGCCGGGCGACGAGCCGGGTGCGGAGACGAAGGAGGACGAGGGATGA
- the ribH gene encoding 6,7-dimethyl-8-ribityllumazine synthase, whose protein sequence is MSGAGAPTVSVDGSGLRVTVVAASWHTRVMDGLLAGARRALAAANVSHVSVVRVPGSFELPVAAARAVEHGADAVVALGVVIRGGTPHFEYVCQAATSGLTDVSVRTGVPVGFGVLTCDDEQQALDRAGLEGSREDKGAEAAEAAVATVVALRDL, encoded by the coding sequence ATGAGCGGGGCAGGTGCGCCGACGGTGAGCGTGGACGGGTCGGGGCTGCGGGTGACGGTGGTCGCGGCGAGCTGGCACACGCGGGTGATGGACGGGTTGCTGGCGGGTGCGCGCCGGGCGTTGGCGGCGGCGAACGTGTCGCACGTGAGCGTGGTGCGGGTGCCGGGGTCGTTCGAGCTGCCGGTGGCGGCGGCGCGCGCGGTGGAGCACGGCGCGGACGCGGTGGTGGCGCTGGGGGTGGTGATCCGTGGGGGGACGCCGCACTTCGAGTACGTGTGCCAGGCGGCGACGTCGGGCCTGACGGACGTGAGCGTGCGCACGGGCGTGCCGGTGGGGTTCGGCGTGCTGACGTGCGACGACGAGCAGCAGGCGCTGGACCGGGCGGGCCTGGAGGGGTCGCGTGAGGACAAGGGTGCGGAGGCCGCGGAGGCCGCGGTCGCGACGGTGGTGGCGCTGCGCGACCTGTGA
- a CDS encoding phosphoribosyl-ATP diphosphatase, producing the protein MKTFESLFAELSEKATTRPAGSGTVAELDAGVHAIGKKVVEEAAEVWMAAEYEGDVKTAEEISQLLYHLQVLMLAKGLSLQDVYEHL; encoded by the coding sequence GTGAAGACGTTCGAGTCCCTGTTCGCGGAGCTGTCCGAGAAGGCCACGACGCGACCTGCCGGTTCCGGCACGGTCGCGGAGCTGGACGCCGGCGTGCACGCGATCGGGAAGAAGGTGGTCGAGGAGGCCGCCGAGGTGTGGATGGCCGCCGAGTACGAGGGCGACGTGAAGACGGCGGAGGAGATCTCCCAGCTCCTCTACCACCTGCAGGTCCTCATGCTGGCGAAGGGTCTGAGCCTGCAGGACGTGTACGAGCATCTGTGA
- the hisG gene encoding ATP phosphoribosyltransferase has product MLRIAVPNKGSLSEPAVEMLREAGYRQRRDSRELVLADPDNDVEFFFLRPRDIAVYVGSGTVDVGITGRDLLLDSGADAVEHMQLGFGGSTFRYAAPAGTVTSLEQVQGLRVATSYEVLVEGHLRSHGVQATVVHLDGAVESAVQLGVADVVADVVSTGTTLRGAGLEVFGDPILVSEAVLIRPRAVAEADVPAGVEVLSRRLQGVLTARQYVLMDYDVPVSLVERAVAITPGLESPTVSPLHDRDWAAVRAMVRRDQTNQVMDALYDVGARAILVTRIHASRL; this is encoded by the coding sequence ATGCTGCGTATCGCCGTCCCCAACAAGGGGTCCCTGTCCGAGCCCGCCGTCGAGATGCTGCGCGAGGCGGGGTACCGCCAGCGTCGTGACTCGCGCGAGCTGGTGCTGGCCGACCCGGACAACGACGTCGAGTTCTTCTTCCTGCGGCCGCGCGACATCGCGGTGTACGTGGGGTCGGGCACGGTGGACGTGGGGATCACGGGCCGGGACCTGCTGCTGGACTCGGGCGCGGACGCGGTGGAGCACATGCAGCTCGGGTTCGGCGGGTCGACGTTCCGGTACGCGGCCCCGGCGGGCACGGTGACGTCGCTGGAGCAGGTGCAGGGCCTGCGGGTGGCGACGTCGTACGAGGTGCTGGTCGAGGGTCACCTGCGCTCGCACGGCGTGCAGGCCACGGTCGTGCACCTGGACGGCGCGGTGGAGTCGGCGGTGCAGCTCGGGGTGGCGGACGTCGTCGCGGACGTCGTGTCGACGGGCACGACGCTGCGGGGCGCGGGCCTGGAGGTGTTCGGCGACCCGATCCTCGTGTCGGAGGCGGTCCTCATCCGTCCGCGCGCGGTCGCGGAGGCGGACGTCCCGGCCGGTGTCGAGGTGCTGAGCCGGCGCCTGCAGGGTGTGCTCACGGCCCGGCAGTACGTCCTCATGGACTACGACGTGCCGGTGTCGCTGGTGGAGCGGGCGGTCGCGATCACGCCGGGCCTGGAGTCGCCGACGGTGTCCCCGCTGCACGACCGGGACTGGGCGGCGGTGCGGGCGATGGTGCGCCGCGATCAGACGAACCAGGTCATGGACGCCCTGTACGACGTGGGGGCGCGCGCGATCCTCGTGACGCGGATCCACGCGTCCCGCCTCTGA